DNA from Verrucomicrobiota bacterium:
CAAAAACGTTGATGTGGCGGCGAACGGCCCCCGTCTCGTCGCAAACGTTGCGGTAAAGCGCCGGGTAACGCCGTTCGAGTTCCTCTACACAGAAGCGCATCAATAAAGCTACATAGCGATAATTAAAG
Protein-coding regions in this window:
- a CDS encoding MoaD/ThiS family protein, with product MRFCVEELERRYPALYRNVCDETGAVRRHINVFVNTHHMRDRAGLDTPLSPGDEVTILPAVSGG